The proteins below come from a single Lactobacillus johnsonii genomic window:
- a CDS encoding S41 family peptidase, protein MAEVEPNNSHQNKEISNNKKKHLPKYAQFLLTGIAGAAIGAGLTFGIMEVKELKSPFYQVEKVYEQLQGSYYKKVSPQTLRQGAINGMLNSLNDPFSEGLSGANQEQVNNILEGSSFGGVGIQMAVRNNKVVVDFIVADSPASKSTIKPGDEIVAVNNKKVSAAQFSKVAPLVRGKIGTKVTLKLRRANSTFNVTLKRAKISQSSLTKRTEGNATIITITQFDVNTAKDLKSALKSINTKKYPKLIIDLQDNPGGAMDAALKSSSYFLPNNKIIMQYQDRKQKEVIRSDKKLSGGFHTSLKPIILINANTASASEIFTAALVQNHRAVSVGQTSYGKGTVQEVGQTQDSEYKYTIAKWLTPNGTWINQKGLKPTYPVPESSLAKLPQFQSMSILKKSMTGVDVATLQQYLNALGYMPKHVTGVFDDETKNAVIEFQKAHGLTADGIVNGQVQAQLYLAVAQKLQDDNPALKKAMSLNLKDMED, encoded by the coding sequence ATGGCAGAAGTAGAACCAAATAATTCTCATCAAAATAAAGAAATTTCAAATAATAAAAAGAAGCATCTTCCCAAATATGCTCAATTTTTGTTAACTGGTATAGCTGGTGCGGCAATTGGTGCAGGTTTGACCTTTGGAATTATGGAAGTTAAGGAACTAAAGTCACCTTTTTATCAAGTTGAAAAAGTGTATGAGCAATTACAAGGTTCATATTATAAAAAAGTCTCACCGCAAACATTGCGCCAGGGGGCAATTAACGGGATGCTTAATAGTCTTAACGATCCTTTTTCTGAGGGATTAAGTGGAGCAAACCAAGAACAAGTTAATAATATTTTAGAGGGTTCGAGTTTTGGCGGAGTAGGTATTCAGATGGCAGTACGCAACAATAAAGTTGTTGTGGACTTTATTGTTGCTGATTCTCCAGCTTCAAAAAGTACTATTAAACCTGGCGATGAGATTGTTGCCGTTAATAATAAAAAGGTAAGTGCAGCTCAGTTTAGTAAAGTAGCTCCTTTAGTCAGAGGGAAAATTGGTACAAAAGTTACCTTGAAACTTAGACGTGCTAACTCTACTTTTAACGTTACCTTAAAGCGGGCTAAAATCTCCCAATCTAGCTTAACTAAGCGAACTGAAGGTAATGCAACAATTATTACAATTACACAATTTGACGTTAATACGGCTAAAGATTTAAAGAGTGCTTTAAAGTCAATTAATACTAAAAAATATCCTAAGCTAATTATTGACTTACAAGATAATCCTGGTGGTGCAATGGATGCTGCTTTGAAGTCTTCATCATATTTCTTACCAAATAATAAGATTATTATGCAATATCAGGATCGCAAGCAAAAAGAAGTAATTCGCTCTGATAAAAAGCTTTCTGGTGGCTTCCATACAAGTCTAAAGCCAATTATTTTAATTAATGCCAATACAGCTAGTGCCAGTGAAATCTTTACCGCGGCTCTTGTTCAAAATCACCGGGCAGTTTCTGTTGGTCAAACAAGTTATGGTAAGGGAACAGTGCAGGAAGTAGGGCAGACGCAAGATTCTGAATATAAATATACAATTGCTAAGTGGCTTACTCCAAATGGAACTTGGATCAACCAAAAGGGGCTAAAGCCAACTTATCCTGTACCTGAATCTTCTTTAGCCAAACTACCTCAATTCCAAAGTATGAGTATTTTGAAGAAATCAATGACTGGTGTTGATGTGGCAACTCTGCAGCAATATTTGAATGCCTTAGGTTATATGCCAAAGCATGTTACAGGAGTTTTTGATGATGAAACTAAGAATGCGGTTATTGAGTTTCAAAAAGCCCATGGCTTGACAGCAGATGGTATAGTAAATGGGCAAGTACAAGCGCAACTTTATTTAGCAGTTGCACAAAAATTGCAAGATGATAATCCTGCTTTAAAGAAGGCAATGAGCTTAAATCTAAAGGATATGGAGGATTAA
- a CDS encoding YitT family protein: MTKLFNKQLFKQIFFITLGCSIYAFSLDAISIPNKLADGGISGIALLLRYWFHINPGLSTLLLNIPLIIIGYRFMGKRLLALTIWGTLCLSFLSFWLHLPIINQLNLDHDLFIAGVLAGLFSGVGIGIVFKYGGTTGGTDIIARILDLKLGIPVGKSLLALDAFVLTISLSYLDIKHMIYTLLASFVLARITDSIQAGSYAARGLFIISDKYEQIAKMIDVQLDRGYTFINAEGGFDRSAKKIIYCVISPREISQVKELILREDPNAFVSVIDVHEALGQGFTYERKKRHIFFRR, encoded by the coding sequence ATGACTAAATTATTTAATAAACAACTCTTTAAACAAATCTTCTTCATTACTCTAGGCTGCAGCATATATGCCTTTAGCTTAGATGCCATCAGCATCCCTAACAAACTTGCTGATGGCGGGATTAGTGGTATTGCCCTTTTACTTCGGTATTGGTTCCACATCAATCCAGGTTTATCCACGTTACTTCTAAATATCCCCCTAATTATAATCGGATATCGCTTTATGGGCAAACGGCTCCTTGCCTTGACAATCTGGGGCACACTTTGCCTATCCTTCTTATCCTTTTGGCTTCATCTTCCTATTATAAACCAATTAAATTTAGACCATGATCTTTTTATTGCTGGTGTACTAGCAGGTTTATTTTCTGGTGTTGGAATCGGTATTGTATTTAAATACGGCGGAACCACGGGTGGAACAGATATTATTGCCAGAATTTTAGACTTAAAATTAGGAATTCCGGTTGGAAAATCTTTACTTGCTCTTGATGCATTTGTATTAACGATTTCTCTTAGTTATCTTGATATTAAGCATATGATTTATACTTTGCTAGCTAGTTTTGTTTTAGCTAGAATTACTGATTCTATTCAAGCTGGTTCCTATGCTGCACGAGGATTGTTTATTATTTCTGATAAATATGAACAGATCGCTAAAATGATTGATGTTCAGCTAGATCGAGGATATACCTTCATAAATGCAGAAGGCGGATTTGATCGATCAGCTAAAAAAATTATTTACTGTGTAATTTCACCACGAGAAATTAGTCAAGTTAAAGAATTAATCTTGCGTGAAGATCCTAATGCCTTTGTTTCAGTTATCGATGTTCATGAAGCACTAGGTCAAGGCTTTACTTATGAAAGAAAAAAGAGACATATTTTCTTTAGAAGATAG
- a CDS encoding prenyltransferase, whose product MENKITWAAFYELSEIYIAPLNLIWFLFASAIAYQDFHYLNIINILLCFLDVFLFDLAVNIADDYFDYLHGKDPHFLTVTNTIGRMKLSLPAVKKLMVIMYIVSAIPGLILVYRTNYIVLILGMIGYFFGIFYTAGPKPLNATKFCELIVSGMISVFIIEVGVYVAICGQYTFTWNTFLTTLLKCLPIFFLFFATQLANNTCDLREDLINGRKTFASYLGTKKSIYLLKILTILGFLTPILLAAINQISWFNTLVVLITPFLWKNLQTFFNNPDKHKTYMIFIKNESLYFTIYIGLFFILSLIKR is encoded by the coding sequence ATGGAAAATAAAATTACTTGGGCAGCCTTCTATGAACTATCAGAAATTTATATTGCGCCTTTAAATCTAATTTGGTTCTTATTTGCCAGTGCAATTGCCTATCAGGATTTTCACTATCTAAATATCATCAATATTTTACTCTGCTTTTTAGATGTCTTTTTATTTGATCTAGCAGTTAATATTGCAGATGACTATTTTGACTATTTGCACGGCAAGGATCCGCATTTCTTAACTGTTACTAACACTATTGGTCGTATGAAACTCTCATTACCTGCAGTTAAAAAATTAATGGTTATTATGTATATTGTTTCAGCTATTCCAGGCCTAATTTTAGTATACCGAACTAACTATATCGTTTTAATACTAGGGATGATTGGCTATTTCTTTGGAATTTTTTATACTGCTGGTCCTAAGCCACTTAATGCAACCAAATTTTGTGAATTAATTGTTAGTGGAATGATTTCAGTTTTCATTATCGAAGTTGGCGTGTATGTTGCAATTTGTGGACAATACACTTTTACCTGGAACACTTTCTTAACGACTCTACTTAAGTGTTTACCAATATTCTTCTTATTTTTTGCCACTCAACTAGCTAATAATACCTGCGATTTACGTGAAGATCTTATTAATGGTAGAAAGACCTTTGCAAGTTATCTTGGAACTAAAAAATCGATTTATTTATTGAAAATCCTTACCATTCTGGGCTTTCTTACTCCCATTCTTTTAGCAGCTATAAACCAAATTAGCTGGTTTAATACTCTGGTTGTGCTAATAACCCCATTTTTATGGAAAAATTTACAGACTTTCTTCAATAATCCGGACAAGCATAAAACCTATATGATTTTCATCAAAAACGAATCCCTGTACTTCACAATTTACATTGGTCTATTTTTCATTTTGTCCTTAATAAAAAGATAG
- a CDS encoding ribonuclease HII, producing MTITEIKNLLQGEVSKEQLEELKVDERKGVQKLLISYEKRQAKYAKALAQFQTRFSYEKEFWQKDQLVAGVDEVGRGPLAGPVVTAAVILPHDFDLIDVNDSKKLSPKKRQALFPKILEKAVSVSVGLANNDVIDQINIYEADRVAMAHAVQGLKVKPDALLVDAMNVPLNIPQVKLIHGDAKSNSIAAASIVAKVFRDNLMDAYGELYPEYDFKHNAGYGTREHMEALKKYGPTPIHRRSFAPVSEYEK from the coding sequence ATGACGATTACTGAAATAAAGAACTTACTTCAAGGAGAAGTAAGCAAAGAGCAATTAGAAGAATTAAAAGTTGATGAACGAAAAGGCGTCCAAAAGCTCTTAATTAGCTATGAAAAAAGGCAAGCTAAATATGCTAAAGCATTAGCTCAATTTCAAACCCGTTTTTCTTATGAAAAAGAATTCTGGCAAAAAGATCAACTTGTTGCTGGAGTTGATGAAGTAGGGCGTGGACCCCTTGCTGGGCCTGTAGTTACAGCTGCTGTTATTTTGCCACATGATTTTGATTTAATTGATGTTAATGACTCAAAAAAATTATCACCTAAGAAGAGACAGGCGCTTTTTCCAAAGATTCTAGAAAAAGCTGTCAGTGTTAGTGTCGGCTTAGCTAATAATGATGTAATTGATCAGATTAATATTTATGAAGCAGATCGTGTAGCAATGGCTCATGCTGTTCAAGGTCTAAAAGTAAAACCTGATGCCTTATTAGTTGATGCCATGAATGTACCTTTAAATATTCCGCAAGTTAAACTAATTCACGGGGATGCTAAGTCTAACTCAATTGCTGCCGCTAGTATTGTAGCTAAGGTGTTTCGGGATAACTTAATGGATGCTTATGGTGAGCTCTATCCAGAATATGATTTTAAACATAATGCAGGCTACGGAACACGTGAGCACATGGAGGCTCTTAAAAAATACGGTCCAACCCCGATTCATCGGAGATCTTTTGCTCCAGTTAGTGAATACGAAAAATAA
- a CDS encoding DegV family protein, with translation MAKIKVVTDSSVQLTPEEIDKYDITVVPLTITIDGKTYTDGIDISREEFVKKMDASEELPKTSQPSIGIFEKVFKELTADGSQVVGIFLARSLSGTIEAARQAADIIGKTKEVTLIDSELTDRAEAYQVLAAAKDAQAGKSLEEIVNHVEDLKKKQKLQMMVVNLNNLIKGGRLGPLAGKIATLLNIRIELHMPGGNLDVAKKGRGKKFSKNFDKRVLKDIEEHKHDIKEVAISYVDTPEDMEVWANKIKEINPDIKVLTRVTSPIIATHAGSGAYAVFYTTEDF, from the coding sequence ATGGCTAAGATTAAAGTAGTAACTGATTCCTCAGTTCAATTAACTCCTGAAGAAATTGATAAATACGATATTACAGTCGTTCCATTAACTATTACTATCGATGGTAAGACTTACACAGATGGCATTGATATCAGTCGAGAAGAATTTGTAAAGAAGATGGATGCGTCTGAAGAATTACCAAAGACAAGTCAACCATCAATTGGAATTTTTGAAAAAGTATTTAAAGAATTAACTGCCGATGGAAGCCAAGTAGTAGGAATTTTTCTTGCTCGTTCTTTAAGCGGGACAATTGAAGCTGCTAGACAGGCTGCTGACATAATTGGAAAGACTAAAGAAGTAACTTTAATTGATTCTGAACTAACTGATCGTGCAGAAGCTTATCAAGTGCTGGCCGCTGCTAAGGATGCGCAAGCAGGCAAGAGTCTTGAAGAAATTGTAAATCATGTTGAAGACCTTAAAAAGAAGCAAAAATTACAGATGATGGTAGTTAACCTAAATAACTTGATTAAGGGTGGACGTCTTGGACCATTAGCTGGTAAAATTGCTACTTTACTAAATATTAGAATTGAATTGCATATGCCAGGTGGAAATTTAGACGTTGCTAAAAAAGGTCGGGGAAAGAAGTTTTCTAAGAACTTTGATAAACGTGTTTTAAAGGATATTGAAGAACATAAACACGATATCAAAGAAGTAGCAATTTCTTATGTCGATACGCCTGAAGATATGGAAGTTTGGGCTAATAAAATTAAAGAAATTAATCCTGACATTAAAGTGTTGACTCGTGTTACTAGTCCAATTATTGCAACTCATGCTGGTAGTGGTGCCTATGCAGTATTCTATACAACGGAGGACTTTTAA
- a CDS encoding CCA tRNA nucleotidyltransferase — protein MKINNLPEVFTAALPVLKEINEAGYEAYFVGGSVRDLLLNRHIHDVDIATSAYPMEIKQIFKKTIDTGIKHGTVTVLYEGESYEITTFRTESGYQDFRRPDHVTFVQNLSEDLKRRDFTINALAMDVDGNIIDHFDGLGDLEKHLIRAVGKAENRFHEDALRMMRAVRFMSQLQFTLEPETEQAISDNHELLSKISVERIRDEFVKMGIAPGSQKAFQIFLDTGLSEEVPGFRGKKENLALYPQLNFSPTTEANLWALMIILLKLPNDKIPHFMRMWKNSNAMERQVADIVAFFDLISSHAPNNYDLYKAGLETIVSTIDLAHILGQPVNGSALVDSYEALPIKNNRDLVIDGHFLLKNGIPAGPRVGLLLEEIKKAVLEGVISNNEAAITEFISSNH, from the coding sequence ATGAAGATTAATAATTTACCGGAAGTTTTTACCGCCGCGCTTCCAGTTTTAAAAGAGATTAATGAGGCGGGGTATGAGGCCTATTTTGTCGGCGGGAGTGTGCGAGACTTGCTTTTAAATCGGCACATTCATGATGTCGATATTGCAACTAGCGCCTATCCGATGGAAATTAAGCAAATTTTTAAGAAAACAATTGATACCGGGATTAAGCACGGAACCGTCACTGTTCTTTATGAGGGTGAAAGCTATGAAATTACAACTTTCAGAACTGAATCAGGATACCAAGACTTCCGTAGACCTGACCATGTAACTTTTGTCCAAAACTTATCAGAAGATTTAAAGCGGCGTGATTTTACTATTAATGCTCTAGCAATGGACGTTGATGGAAATATTATTGATCACTTTGACGGACTAGGTGACTTAGAAAAGCATTTGATCCGTGCAGTTGGAAAAGCTGAGAATCGTTTTCATGAAGATGCCTTGAGAATGATGCGTGCAGTTCGATTTATGAGTCAATTGCAATTTACGCTTGAACCAGAAACAGAACAGGCAATCAGTGACAATCATGAGTTACTAAGTAAAATTTCTGTTGAACGTATCAGAGATGAATTCGTAAAAATGGGGATTGCTCCTGGCAGCCAAAAGGCATTCCAAATCTTTTTAGATACTGGTTTATCAGAAGAAGTACCTGGTTTTAGGGGTAAAAAAGAGAATTTAGCTCTTTATCCTCAACTTAATTTTAGCCCTACTACTGAAGCTAATCTATGGGCTTTGATGATTATTTTATTAAAATTACCAAATGACAAGATTCCTCACTTTATGCGGATGTGGAAGAATTCTAATGCAATGGAGCGTCAGGTAGCTGATATTGTTGCTTTCTTTGACTTAATTAGTTCACATGCTCCAAATAATTATGATCTGTATAAAGCTGGTTTAGAAACAATTGTTTCAACAATCGATTTAGCTCATATTTTGGGCCAACCAGTCAATGGGAGTGCCTTAGTTGATAGTTACGAAGCATTGCCAATTAAGAATAATCGTGACCTAGTGATAGATGGCCACTTTTTATTAAAAAATGGTATCCCAGCTGGACCAAGAGTTGGACTTTTATTAGAGGAAATAAAAAAAGCCGTTTTAGAGGGAGTAATTAGTAATAACGAGGCAGCGATTACTGAATTTATTTCTTCAAATCATTAA
- the ylqF gene encoding ribosome biogenesis GTPase YlqF: MATIQWYPGHMNKAKNQLEDNLDLIDVLIEVLDARLPVSSRNPMIGQLTKKKPHIIVLNKADLADPIQTKKWTRYYQDEGNFVISMDAQHTTNMTSLFKIIKLAGKEKTDKLIAKGASNPMIRVAIAGIPNCGKSTIINRMVGRNAAIVGDKPGVTRGQSWLKTKTNVQILDTPGILWPKFSDQEVGYKLAACGAIKADIFHPDDVALFVIEFLKQNYRDDLVKFARISSEEMDSMSNPDLLLAMTNKYGMRDDYDKFSLFMLQRLRKGKLGRITFDLR; the protein is encoded by the coding sequence ATGGCAACTATTCAATGGTATCCAGGACATATGAATAAGGCTAAAAATCAACTAGAAGATAATCTAGACTTGATTGATGTCTTAATTGAAGTTTTAGATGCGCGCCTACCAGTTTCTTCTCGTAATCCAATGATTGGACAATTAACAAAGAAGAAACCGCATATTATTGTTTTAAATAAGGCTGATTTGGCTGATCCAATTCAAACTAAAAAATGGACCCGTTATTATCAAGATGAGGGTAACTTCGTGATTTCGATGGATGCCCAGCATACTACAAATATGACTAGTCTATTTAAAATTATTAAGCTAGCTGGTAAGGAAAAGACAGATAAATTAATTGCAAAGGGTGCATCAAACCCAATGATTCGAGTAGCTATTGCAGGAATTCCAAACTGTGGTAAGTCTACAATTATTAACCGGATGGTTGGAAGAAATGCTGCAATTGTTGGTGATAAGCCTGGTGTAACACGTGGACAAAGTTGGTTAAAAACCAAGACTAATGTACAAATTTTAGATACACCGGGGATTTTGTGGCCTAAGTTTTCTGATCAAGAAGTAGGTTATAAATTAGCAGCTTGCGGGGCAATTAAGGCGGATATTTTTCATCCCGATGATGTTGCCTTATTTGTGATTGAATTTTTAAAGCAAAATTATCGAGATGACCTCGTTAAATTTGCCCGAATTTCAAGTGAAGAGATGGACAGTATGTCTAATCCAGATTTATTGTTAGCAATGACCAACAAATACGGCATGCGAGATGATTATGATAAGTTTTCACTCTTTATGCTTCAGCGCTTACGCAAAGGAAAATTGGGAAGGATTACGTTCGATCTTAGATGA
- a CDS encoding YozE family protein, which yields MAYRESFYRFLMTQRNPDSLDDIAEFANNAQHDSSFPKQEEDYEKLSEYLELNAGYLPSMSVFDKAYQLYLDNMN from the coding sequence ATGGCTTATCGTGAGAGCTTTTATCGTTTTTTAATGACTCAAAGAAATCCTGATTCTTTAGATGATATTGCTGAATTTGCTAACAATGCTCAACATGACAGTTCTTTTCCAAAACAAGAGGAAGACTATGAAAAATTGTCAGAATATTTAGAATTAAATGCTGGTTATTTACCAAGCATGAGCGTTTTTGACAAGGCATATCAATTATATTTAGATAATATGAACTGA
- the dprA gene encoding DNA-processing protein DprA, which produces MNLKEFCLRLKLQQGLGITTIGKIVANFTAGEEVTVDKIESLSLKSNIQNIVLAAMKNDKFNSWIERIELQCDVITIFDTIYPNALREMYNAPTLLFTRGDLSLLKKEITVIVGARQPTNYSRFVLKQLIPQLIQQDFVIASGLARGVDGIAHQETLKNHGKTIAVIGNGLNHFYPQENKMLQEEIMANGLLISEYLPDTPPRPYRFPQRNRILAGLSKNIIVTEARKRSGSLITANIALEENRNIFAVPGPVSSPLSEGPNELIAAGAYPLVNADFKNLL; this is translated from the coding sequence ATGAATTTGAAAGAATTTTGTTTAAGGTTAAAATTACAGCAAGGTCTTGGCATTACTACTATAGGAAAAATTGTAGCGAATTTTACTGCTGGTGAAGAAGTAACAGTTGACAAAATAGAGAGTTTATCATTAAAATCAAATATCCAAAATATTGTTTTAGCTGCAATGAAAAATGATAAGTTTAATTCTTGGATTGAAAGAATTGAATTACAGTGTGATGTTATCACTATTTTTGATACAATCTATCCAAATGCACTCCGTGAAATGTATAATGCACCAACACTTCTTTTTACTAGAGGAGACTTATCCTTGCTTAAAAAGGAGATTACAGTTATAGTTGGCGCAAGACAGCCGACAAACTATAGTCGTTTTGTCTTAAAACAATTAATTCCCCAGCTGATACAGCAAGATTTTGTTATTGCTAGTGGCTTAGCACGCGGAGTGGATGGAATTGCTCATCAAGAAACATTAAAAAATCACGGTAAGACAATTGCCGTGATTGGAAATGGACTCAACCATTTTTATCCGCAAGAAAACAAAATGCTCCAGGAAGAAATTATGGCGAACGGGCTATTGATCAGTGAATATTTACCGGATACTCCTCCAAGGCCTTATAGATTTCCGCAAAGGAACCGTATACTTGCGGGCTTAAGTAAAAATATTATTGTGACTGAAGCTAGAAAAAGATCGGGCTCCTTAATTACTGCAAATATTGCTTTAGAAGAAAATCGCAATATTTTTGCAGTTCCGGGACCAGTCTCAAGTCCCTTGTCAGAAGGCCCTAATGAGCTAATTGCCGCTGGTGCTTATCCATTGGTTAATGCTGATTTTAAAAATTTGCTTTAG
- the trhA gene encoding PAQR family membrane homeostasis protein TrhA, translated as MSFKQLWQEPKNRSKTYNILNNIFSAITHGIGFGLAVAGLVVLIVKAAHTGSALRVTAFTLYGSSLVILYLFSTLYHSLIFTRARRVFQIFDHSSIFILITGTYTPYTLVAIGGVKGWVMFGIILALAIFGILFYIFNQGKHVVLDTILYVLMGWIVIIASSTLYPVLGPTGFWLLVWGGIAYTVGAILFSMRGVPYIHVIWHMFVLLGSILMYFSILFYV; from the coding sequence ATGTCTTTTAAACAATTGTGGCAAGAACCTAAAAATCGGTCTAAAACCTATAACATTTTGAACAACATTTTTAGTGCTATTACTCATGGAATTGGCTTTGGGCTAGCTGTTGCAGGATTGGTAGTTCTAATTGTGAAAGCTGCCCATACAGGAAGTGCTCTGAGGGTGACAGCCTTTACTCTTTATGGCTCTAGTTTGGTTATCCTTTATCTTTTTTCAACACTCTATCATAGTTTGATTTTTACTCGAGCTAGGCGAGTGTTTCAAATATTCGATCACTCTTCAATTTTTATTTTAATTACTGGAACCTACACTCCTTATACCTTAGTCGCAATTGGCGGGGTAAAGGGATGGGTAATGTTTGGTATTATTCTAGCCCTGGCCATTTTTGGCATTTTATTTTATATCTTTAATCAGGGAAAACATGTTGTTTTAGATACTATCCTTTACGTATTAATGGGCTGGATTGTAATTATTGCTTCCAGTACCCTTTACCCAGTTCTTGGGCCAACTGGATTTTGGCTCTTAGTCTGGGGCGGAATTGCCTATACTGTTGGTGCTATTTTATTTTCAATGCGCGGCGTTCCTTATATTCATGTGATTTGGCACATGTTTGTTTTATTAGGTTCAATCCTGATGTATTTTTCAATTCTATTTTATGTTTAA
- the topA gene encoding type I DNA topoisomerase, with protein sequence MPTKRKNKKNLVIVESPHKAKTIEKYLGRNYHVIASKGHIRDLPKSQMGVDVEHDYEPKYISIRGKGDTIKELKREAKKAKYVYLASDPDREGEAIAWHVAHALNLDPKEHNRVAFNEITKDAVKNAFKNPRTIDMDIVDAQQARRVLDRLVGYSISPILWQKVKKGLSAGRVQSIALKLVIDRENEIKNFKPEEYWTIDADFEKGSEKFKSAFYGIKGKKQELPNNEAVQDVLKRIDKRKNFEVTKVVKKERRRQPAAPFTTSTMQQEANKRLGYRTRRTMRIAQSLYEGVNLGKGSVGLITYMRTDSKRIANVAKHEASKFIHEEYGENYAAVKPQHFKNDADAQDAHEAIRPTSAFRTPASVKEYLTTEEYRLYTLIWSRFIASQMTPAVYDTVRADIEQNDVTFRTTGSKLKFAGFTKVYDNQKEKSNELPELNEGDKVKLKKTDDRQHFTQPPARYTEASLVRALEENGVGRPSTYAPTIDTIQKRYYVKLEGRSIVPTELGEIVDKLIEEFFPDIVNVDFTAQLENDLDGVEVGKKNWIKVVDEYYKPFSKELDKADQQIEKVQIKDEPAGFNCDICGAPMVIKMGRYGKFYACSRFPDCRNTKPIVKKIGVTCPKCGKGEVIEKKSKRNRKFYGCSRYPDCDFVSWDQPIGRNCPNDGHFLVQKKNKKGLVILCPNGDYREEPEES encoded by the coding sequence ATGCCTACTAAACGAAAAAATAAAAAGAATTTAGTTATTGTCGAGTCTCCTCATAAGGCTAAGACAATTGAAAAATATTTAGGAAGAAATTATCATGTTATCGCTTCAAAAGGCCATATTCGTGATTTACCCAAGTCTCAAATGGGAGTGGATGTAGAACATGACTATGAACCAAAGTATATTTCCATTCGTGGAAAAGGCGATACGATTAAAGAATTAAAGAGAGAAGCTAAAAAAGCAAAATATGTTTATCTTGCTTCCGACCCGGATCGAGAAGGAGAAGCGATTGCTTGGCATGTCGCTCATGCATTAAATCTAGATCCAAAAGAACATAACCGCGTTGCTTTTAACGAAATTACTAAAGATGCTGTTAAGAATGCCTTTAAGAATCCAAGAACTATTGATATGGATATTGTTGATGCTCAACAAGCTCGTCGTGTCCTAGACCGTTTGGTTGGTTATTCAATTAGTCCGATTTTGTGGCAAAAGGTAAAGAAAGGTTTGTCAGCTGGACGTGTTCAATCGATTGCCTTGAAGTTAGTAATTGATCGTGAAAATGAAATCAAGAACTTTAAGCCAGAAGAGTACTGGACTATTGATGCTGATTTTGAAAAGGGCTCAGAAAAGTTTAAGAGTGCTTTTTATGGCATTAAGGGCAAAAAGCAAGAGTTGCCAAATAATGAAGCAGTTCAAGATGTTTTAAAGCGAATTGATAAGCGGAAAAACTTTGAAGTTACAAAAGTAGTTAAAAAGGAAAGAAGACGTCAACCTGCTGCTCCTTTTACCACTTCAACTATGCAACAAGAAGCAAACAAGCGCTTAGGTTACAGAACTCGTCGAACAATGAGAATTGCCCAATCTCTTTATGAAGGTGTGAACCTTGGTAAGGGATCTGTCGGTTTGATTACTTATATGCGTACTGACTCAAAGCGTATTGCTAATGTAGCAAAGCATGAAGCTTCAAAATTTATTCATGAAGAATACGGTGAAAATTACGCAGCAGTTAAGCCGCAACATTTTAAAAATGATGCGGATGCTCAAGATGCCCACGAAGCAATTCGTCCTACTTCAGCTTTTAGAACGCCAGCTTCTGTAAAAGAATATTTAACAACTGAAGAATATCGTCTCTATACTTTAATTTGGTCAAGATTTATTGCTAGTCAAATGACCCCAGCTGTTTACGACACAGTTAGAGCTGATATTGAGCAAAATGATGTAACCTTTAGAACAACTGGTTCAAAACTTAAATTTGCTGGATTCACTAAGGTATACGATAACCAAAAAGAAAAGAGTAATGAACTTCCTGAGTTAAATGAAGGCGATAAGGTTAAGCTTAAGAAGACTGATGATCGTCAACACTTTACTCAACCACCTGCACGTTATACAGAAGCTAGTTTAGTTCGTGCTCTTGAAGAAAATGGTGTTGGTCGTCCATCAACTTATGCACCAACAATTGATACCATTCAAAAACGTTACTACGTAAAACTTGAAGGTAGGTCAATTGTACCTACAGAATTAGGAGAAATCGTAGATAAGTTAATCGAAGAATTTTTCCCAGATATTGTTAATGTCGACTTTACAGCTCAACTTGAAAATGACCTAGATGGGGTTGAAGTAGGGAAGAAGAACTGGATTAAAGTAGTTGATGAGTACTACAAGCCATTTTCTAAAGAATTAGATAAAGCAGATCAACAAATTGAAAAGGTTCAAATTAAAGATGAACCTGCAGGCTTTAACTGTGATATTTGTGGGGCTCCAATGGTTATCAAAATGGGACGCTACGGTAAGTTCTATGCTTGCTCACGCTTCCCGGATTGTCGTAATACTAAACCAATCGTTAAGAAGATTGGCGTAACTTGTCCTAAGTGTGGTAAGGGCGAAGTTATCGAAAAGAAATCAAAACGTAACCGTAAATTCTATGGCTGTTCACGCTATCCAGATTGTGATTTTGTTTCATGGGATCAACCAATTGGTCGTAATTGTCCAAATGATGGTCACTTCTTAGTTCAAAAGAAGAACAAGAAAGGACTAGTAATCCTTTGTCCAAATGGTGATTACCGTGAAGAACCAGAAGAAAGTTAA